A DNA window from Plasmodium vinckei vinckei genome assembly, chromosome: PVVCY_02 contains the following coding sequences:
- a CDS encoding vacuolar protein sorting-associated protein 53, putative, producing MKVLNQVINKMNEQEEEKEKKTDEDDESDFIANYINNNIKNIEDAEVNLDKMEKELYELDQVMNEKIENHVLKTNEYEIKFENIKKKMKIITSLVENVDKQAEEGAEILTNLCSDIKRLDIGKQNVTQVILILKRIAMIITAITSLKKKAIKREYKDCMYLVHIIKNMFSHIHNLKEYSSESGENQTFTSSINKLNILYNDINILFDELKQQIVEDIDLIYDPDIHVEKNIIYLIDNNFEIKEKDKDSKIAINLFDACNCLYELNPNYINNIVKKFVHFFLEKYILIFTNHNNTFENIDRRLAWLKRALNNYKNVYDHIFPDYFNVQFYIVLKFCSITKKDIIKIISYSMEEINPASLIQTVIKIIHFETFLIKNIFFVSPPNDLSLDNFNFIESPFPEMLQKVETSNKFTPPTNNLNQVSDTNKICNNKNEHAFKGIISCVFDSYLCSWLKYEEKKILDKYENIISDENKEINVNNKKEDDKIIIEQFEKKEFNNIKSFINQNEYDNQSVSDNLETILEGKNNIYKSAYKIFYLYKSYINMISQFSNCKTLFDFFTFFKTLLTKYSEELNSRVIDKVIPQNKINNLFLISKIINTCYYVEQTMAEAYENLIHIISPLFIEKINFKEQDKLFLNIKTKCIKIIISFINDHIDKIIRTNIINIYDITQLKKISPYIINLKNFLQKYFLFFNHIFNETHLIYLLEKTTALIIDIFFQNIFSLTSITNITAQQLLLDCSSIKKILYHIPNVLTNLENLKIDQENELTQDENSCDPIDQVINFSEDDTEIDTTQSPIPKTYYNYINKKINKIQFLLKLFISNTLDVNTFNLLLAQNNNICTIHEIEKMLSLREDKHDHTQTDTDHNTNNGTNEYISDIKKRGIHAAEEIKCFFSKITTI from the coding sequence ATGAAAGTACTCAACCAggttataaacaaaatgaatgaACAAGAGGaggaaaaggaaaaaaaaacagacGAAGATGATGAATCAGATTTTATAGCAAActatataaacaataatattaaaaatattgaggATGCTGAAGTGAATTTGgataaaatggaaaaagaattatatgAGCTTGATCAAGTCatgaatgaaaaaatcGAGAATcatgttttaaaaacaaatgaatatgaaataaaatttgaaaatataaaaaaaaaaatgaaaattattactaGTTTAGTAGAAAATGTAGATAAACAAGCAGAAGAAGGAGCagaaatattaacaaatttatGTAGTGATATTAAAAGACTTGATATAGGCAAACAAAATGTTACTCAagttattttaattttaaaaagaatTGCTATGATAATTACAGCCATAActagtttaaaaaaaaaagctatCAAACGTGAATATAAAGATTGTATGTATCTAgtacatattataaaaaatatgttttcaCATATACACAACTTAAAAGAATACAGCTCAGAAAGTGGTGAAAACCAAACTTTTACAAGTAGCATAAACAAGTTAAACATcttatataatgatataaatattttgtttgatGAATTGAAACAACAAATTGTTGAAGACATtgatttaatatatgatcCAGATATTcatgttgaaaaaaatataatatatttaattgataataattttgaaataaaagaaaaagataaagaTTCTAAAATAGCTATTAATCTATTTGATGCATGTAATTGtttatatgaattaaatccaaattatataaataatatagtaaaaaagtttgttcatttttttctagaaaaatatattttaattttcacCAATCACAATAAtacatttgaaaatattgataGACGATTAGCTTGGTTAAAGCGtgcattaaataattataaaaatgtttatgatcatatttttccagattattttaatgtccaattttatattgtattaaaattttgctctataacaaaaaaggatatcataaaaattatttcctATTCTATGGAAGAAATAAATCCAGCTTCTCTAATTCAAActgttattaaaattattcattttgaaacctttttaattaaaaatattttttttgtttcacCTCCTAATGATTTATCTCTagataattttaattttattgagTCTCCATTTCCTGAGATGCTTCAAAAGGTTGAAACATCAAATAAGTTTACACCCCCTACAAATAATCTCAACCAAGTAAGTGACactaataaaatttgtaataacaaaaatgaaCATGCATTTAAGGGAATAATTTCGTGTGTCTTTGATAGCTATTTATGTAGTTGGCtaaaatatgaagaaaaaaaaatattagataaatatgaaaatataataagtgatgaaaataaagaaattaatgtaaataataaaaaagaagacgacaaaattattatagaacaatttgaaaaaaaagaatttaataatattaaaagttttataaatcaaaatgaatatgataACCAAAGTGTTTCAGACAATCTTGAAACTATTTTagaaggaaaaaataatatttataaatctgcatataaaatattttatctatataaaagctacataaatatgatatcACAATTTAGTAATTGTAAAACactatttgatttttttactttttttaaaaccttattaacaaaatatagTGAAGAATTAAATAGTAGAGTCATAGATAAAGTTATCcctcaaaataaaattaataatttatttttaatttcaaaaattattaacacATGTTATTATGTTGAACAAACGATGGCAGAGGCGTATGAAAATCTTATCCATATTATAAGCCCACtttttattgaaaaaattaattttaaagaacaagacaaattatttttaaatataaaaacaaaatgtataaaaattattatatcttttataaatgatcacattgataaaattattcGAACTAATATAATCAACATATATGATATTacacaattaaaaaaaatctcaccatatattataaatttaaaaaatttccttcaaaaatattttttattttttaatcatatttttaatgaaacacatttaatttatttattagaaaaaaCAACAGCATTAATAAttgacattttttttcaaaatattttctccTTAACGTCGATAACAAATATTACAGCACAACAATTACTACTAGATTGTTCAtcaatcaaaaaaatattatatcacATCCCTAATGTCTTAACAAACttagaaaatttaaaaatagatCAAGAAAATGAACTAACTCAAGATGAAAACAGTTGTGACCCTATTGATCAGGTCATAAATTTTAGTGAAGACGATACAGAAATTGATACTACTCAATCACCAATTCCTAAAACGtactataattatattaataaaaaaattaataaaatccaatttttattaaaattatttatttcaaacaCTTTAGATGTAAACACATTTAATTTACTACTTGCtcaaaataacaatatCTGTACTATCCACGAAATTGAGAAAATGTTGTCCCTAAGGGAGGATAAGCATGACCATACACAAACAGACACAGACCATAACACTAACAATGGCACTAACGAATATATCAGTGATATCAAAAAGCGTGGAATTCATGCCGCTGAAGAGATCAAATGCTTTTTTAGCAAAATAACCACCATCTAA
- a CDS encoding cysteine desulfurase, putative, with protein MKVFKIAKTLNTQSSNIFNKINKCSETTCFKNNLKHNYTSVVNNNENVFNKNGCYNNRKFNTKADKDEVTETEGNEIKMKVSKSSENLKNDTPNGNSDKLNKINNTLNDQKYNDNFNELNKKIELIANFMSKEKEKKMNRFYLDSQATTMIDPRVLDKMMPYMTYIYGNAHSRNHFFGWESEQAVEDARANIIKLLNGTNNKEIIFTSGATESNNLALIGTCTYYNKLNNKKNHIITSQIEHKCILQTCRYLQTKGFEVTYLKPDTNGLIKLEDFKNSIKENTILASFIYVNNEIGVIQDIENIGKICKENNIIFHTDASQAVGKIKIDVQKMNIDLLSISGHKLYGPKGIGALYIKRKKPNIRLNTIIHGGGQERGLRSGTLPTHLVVGLGEAANICLSEMDRDNQKMQFFFNYVKNYISKHLDYIVFNGCQINRYFGNMNISFLFVEGESLLMSLNDIALSSGSACTSSTLEPSYVLRSIGITEEIAHTSIRIGFNRFTTFFEVQQLCNNLVKSVKRLRSISPLYEAELEKNTSGDYPKFIWT; from the coding sequence atgaAAGTCTTTAAAATTGCAAAAACTCTGAACACTCAGAGTAgtaacatatttaataaaataaataaatgtagtGAAACAACAtgctttaaaaataatttaaaacataaCTATACATCCgttgtaaataataatgaaaatgtttTCAACAAAAACGGGTGTTATAACAATCGGAAATTCAATACTAAAGCAGATAAAGATGAAGTAACTGAAACAGAAggtaatgaaataaaaatgaaggtATCTAAATCTtcagaaaatttaaaaaatgataccCCAAATGGCAATTcagataaattaaataaaattaataacaCCCTTAATGATCAGAAATATAATGACAATTTTAACGaacttaataaaaaaatagaattaATTGCCAATTTTATGagtaaagaaaaagaaaaaaaaatgaatcgATTTTATTTAGATAGTCAAGCAACAACAATGATAGATCCAAGAGTTTTAGATAAAATGATGCCATATAtgacatacatatatggtAATGCACATTCTcgaaatcatttttttggttGGGAATCCGAACAAGCAGTAGAAGATGCAAGAGCTAATATTATCAAACTTTTAAATGGtactaataataaagaaataatttttacatcTGGAGCAACAGAAAGTAATAACTTAGCCTTAATAGGAACATGTACTTACTAcaacaaattaaataataaaaaaaatcatattaTAACATCACAAATTGAacataaatgtatattacAAACATGTAGATATTTACAAACAAAAGGTTTTGAAGTAACTTATTTAAAACCTGATACAAATGgcttaataaaattagaagatttcaaaaatagcataaaagaaaatactATATTAGCctcttttatatatgtaaacaATGAAATAGGGGTCATACAAGATATCGAAAATATTGGAAAAATttgtaaagaaaataatatcataTTTCATACTGATGCATCTCAAGCAGttggaaaaattaaaatcgatgtacaaaaaatgaatatagacttattatctatatcaggtcataaattatatggCCCTAAAGGTATTGgtgcattatatattaaaagaaaaaaaccAAATATAAGATTGAATACGATAATTCATGGAGGGGGACAAGAAAGAGGATTACGATCTGGAACCTTGCCAACACATCTAGTTGTTGGATTAGGTGAAGCAGCAAATATATGCTTATCAGAAATGGATAGAGACAATCAAAAAATGCagttcttttttaattatgtaaaaaattatatatcaaaaCATTTAGATTATATTGTATTTAATGGATGTCAAATAAATAGATATTTTggaaatatgaatatatcctttttatttgttgaAGGTGAAAGTTTATTAATGTCACTAAATGATATAGCATTAAGTTCGGGTTCAGCATGCACATCTAGCACATTAGAACCCAGTTATGTGTTAAGGTCTATTGGAATCACAGAAGAAATTGCCCACACATCTATACGAATTGGCTTTAATAGATTTACTACATTTTTTGAAGTACAACAATTATGCAACAATCTAGTAAAATCTGTTAAAAGATTAAGAAGCATTTCACCTTTATATGAAGCagaattagaaaaaaatacatctGGTGATTATCcaaaatttatatggaCCTGA
- a CDS encoding DNA (cytosine-5)-methyltransferase, putative — protein sequence MENVRALELYSGIGGFHYSVLQTLINYVHSSNVNIKNTNNGIPSNNSENTSPADISKNLKNVVHFISIDLNPIANETYYHNFKENTIYLTNKKDINKFFKNAYKSLNSQTSSNTLKLETKKYKEEKNISQNKNTNHSNNYIDNNIKNNDSYNNKCRDSNFMFDLNNKDYILQTDINNLTTEFFDHFKFYILLISNPCQPYTRLNKNFKEVKITQLYNENNYINNEYPKEKSNNEFINNGSEENVQNCTNDNHNNSNSHNSEGEEPDQNYFLNNLKIDKINPFDIEKDKRTYSFFHVCNLLKNMNVNSLPKYIFIENVKNFELSFSFLYFINSIKNNYNFQTYLLSPLQFGIPNERLRFYCICKRKNNNTDGSDLESKQYEQNSFLSYTNSLKPRKFLPLKKKNEKNFPMFYTPNLATFLDHSKKYFVTSPKLNRVNILNEKLQDFEVAKSILQKQSAYCFDIIDINKNENICCFEANNYYNEKNSFINNSCNQNSNLKVTNNFKQLHATCFTSNYARFINGSGSILYFNNKDEQNSPTYSQNYYDQLRKIDIPASQNINLAVHNKNNYNIEENEIKKYENHVRYFTPTEICRLMGYKMHTNKLTDFNQIDKNIYGNIYWNIDHINHVCAYTDNIHYCDITGTNMCILNLNSINTPINNRRNSKQNYIQNNLCLCHEFQFQEFLTNKQKYKLIGNSVNVTVISLIFQAYNVFKDILNITTK from the coding sequence ATGGAAAATGTTCGAGCTTTAGAACTTTATAGTGGGATAGGAGGTTTTCATTATAGCGTTTTACAAACCCTAATAAATTATGTCCATTCTTCGAATGTGAATATCAAAAATACTAACAATGGTATTCCATCAAACAACAGTGAAAACACTTCTCCTGCtgatatttcaaaaaatttaaaaaatgttgttCACTTTATTTCAATAGATCTAAATCCCATTGCAAATGAAAcatattatcataattttaaagaaaatacaatttatttaaccaataaaaaagacataaataagttttttaaaaatgcatataaatcTTTAAATAGTCAGACTTCTTCAAATACACTAAAATtggaaacaaaaaaatataaagaggaaaaaaatatcagtcaaaataaaaacactaatcatagtaataattatatcgacaataatattaaaaataatgatagcTATAACAATAAATGTAGAGACTCGAATTTTATGTTTGATTTAAACAATAAGGATTATATTCTTCAAActgatataaataacttAACTACTGAATTTTTTGATCACTTtaaattttacattttattgATATCAAATCCGTGTCAACCATATACAAGGTTAAACAAGAATTTTAAAGAAGTAAAAATAACgcaattatataatgaaaacaattatataaataatgaataccCAAAGGAAAAGTCCaataatgaatttattaataatggtTCTGAGGAAAACGTACAAAACTGTACAAATGATAATCACAATAACAGTAATAGTCATAATAGTGAAGGTGAAGAACCcgatcaaaattattttttaaataatttgaagattgataaaataaacccTTTTGATATTGAAAAAGACAAAAGAACATATAGTTTTTTTCATGTATGTAATTtgctaaaaaatatgaatgtTAATAGTTTAcctaaatatatatttattgaaaatgttaaaaattttgaattatcattttcttttttatattttataaattctattaaaaataattataattttcaaacaTATCTTCTTTCTCCGTTGCAATTTGGAATACCGAATGAGCGTCTTCGTTTTTACTGCATATGcaagagaaaaaataacaacaCTGATGGTAGTGATTTAGAAAGTAAGcaatatgaacaaaatagCTTCCTATCATATACTAATTCACTAAAACCTCGAAAATTTTTaccattaaaaaaaaaaaatgaaaaaaacttTCCCATGTTTTACACACCAAATTTAGCTACTTTTCTTGATcatagtaaaaaatattttgtaacatccccaaaattaaatagagtaaatattttaaatgaaaaattgcAAGACTTTGAAGTTGCTAAGAGCATACTTCAAAAACAATCAGCTTATTGTTTTGATAttattgatataaataaaaatgaaaatatttgttgTTTTGAAGCAAATAATTactataatgaaaaaaacagctttataaataattcttGCAATCAAAATAGCAATTTAAAGGTGACAAACAATTTCAAACAATTACATGCTACCTGTTTTACATCCAATTACGCAAGATTCATAAACGGTTCGGGCTCGATCTtgtattttaataataaagacgAACAAAATTCACCAACTTACtcacaaaattattatgaccAGTTAAGAAAAATTGATATCCCAGCTAGCCAAAATATCAACCTTGCTgttcataataaaaataattataatatcgaagaaaatgaaataaaaaaatatgaaaatcaTGTTCGGTATTTTACACCAACAGAAATATGTAGATTAATGGGTTATAAAATgcatacaaataaattaactGATTTTAATcaaattgataaaaatatttatggaaatatatactGGAATATTGATCATATTAATCATGTGTGTGCATATACAGacaatattcattattgtGATATAACAGGTACtaatatgtgtatattaaatttaaatagtaTTAATACACCTATAAATAATAGGAGGAATagtaaacaaaattatattcaaaataatttatgtttatGCCATGAATTTCAATTTCAAGAATTTTTaacaaataaacaaaaatataaattaataggAAATTCTGTCAATGTTACCGTTATATCTCTAATTTTTCAAGCCTACAATGTTTTTAAAgacattttaaatattacaacaaaataa
- a CDS encoding proteasome subunit alpha type-5, putative — protein MFSTRSEYDRGVNTFSPEGRLFQVEYALGAIKLGSTAIGICVNDGVILASERRIPSPLIEKDSVEKLLPIDDHIGCAMSGLMADARTLIDHARVECNHYKFIYNENINIKSCVELISELALDFSNLSDSKRKKIMSRPFGVALLIGGVDKNGPCLWYTEPSGTNTRFLAASIGSAQEGAEQLLQENYNKNMSFEEAEILALTVLRQVMEDKLSSSNVEVAAIKKSDQTFYKYNPEDITKIIDSLPSPIYPTIDMTA, from the exons ATGTTTTCAACAAG aaGCGAATATGATAGAGGGGTAAACACCTTCTCTCCAGAAGGTAGACTCTTTCAAGTAGAATATGCATTAGGAGCTATAAAG CTGGGTAGTACAGCTATAGGGATATGCGTAAATGATGGAGTAATTTTAGCATCGGAAAGAAGAATTCCTTCCCCTTTAATAGAGAAAGATTCtgtagaaaaattattacctATTGATGATCATATAGGATGTGCAATGAGTGGATTGATGGCAGATGCAAGGACATTGATTGATCATGCAAGAGTAGAATGCAatcattataaatttatatataatgaaaacataaatataaaatcttGTGTAGAATTAATTTCTGAATTAGCATTagatttttcaaatttatcaGACtctaaaagaaaaaaaattatgagcAGACCTTTTGGTGTTGCTTTATTAATAGGAGGTGTTGATAAGAATGGTCCGTGTTTATGGTATACAGAACCTTCTGGAACTAATACCCGATTTTTAGCTGCATCTATTGGGTCAGCACAAGAAGGTGCAGAACAATTATTacaagaaaattataataaaaatatgagtTTTGAAGAGGCAGAAATTTTAGCCCTCACTGTATTAAGACAAGTAATGGAAGATAAATTATCATCTTCAAATGTTGAGGTAGCTGCAATCAAAAAATCAGATcaaacattttataaatacaacCCAGAAGATATTACTAAAATTATTGATTCATTGCCTTCTCCAATATACCCAACGATTGACATGACAGCataa